The following proteins come from a genomic window of Galactobacillus timonensis:
- the rplS gene encoding 50S ribosomal protein L19, which produces MKLDLIEKITKDQIRNDIPEFTPGDTIRVYVRIREGSKSRIQMFEGVVVAMQSGGVGETFTVRKMSNGVGVQRTFPKNSPIIDHIEVARKGKVRRAKLGYLKGLSAKNSRIKEDR; this is translated from the coding sequence ATGAAACTCGATTTGATTGAGAAGATCACTAAGGATCAGATCCGCAACGACATTCCTGAATTTACACCTGGCGATACGATTCGCGTTTATGTCCGTATTCGTGAAGGCAGCAAGTCCCGTATTCAGATGTTTGAGGGTGTTGTCGTCGCTATGCAGAGCGGCGGCGTGGGGGAGACCTTCACGGTTCGCAAGATGTCCAATGGTGTCGGCGTTCAGAGAACATTCCCGAAGAACAGCCCGATCATTGATCACATTGAAGTTGCCCGTAAGGGTAAGGTTCGCCGCGCTAAGCTTGGCTATCTCAAGGGACTTTCCGCTAAGAATTCCCGTATCAAGGAAGACCGCTGA
- the lepB gene encoding signal peptidase I: MSEKPKQDDQLQETVMLAVVEGERDETHPDSDLKPKPEPEKKKKKKNRKKAEQRREDALDFFRTLIISMAVLFVLSRFVWRPIRVQGSSMYPTLESGSLGMSNVIGYKTKGLQRFDIAIIYIADKKEYLVKRVVGLPGETIEYKDNELFVNGEKVAETFLDPDYMKSSGDVFTGDFGPITLGEDEYYCLGDNRPVSNDSRYYGPFSSDQIVAKGAFIFWPFSDFGVKSW; this comes from the coding sequence ATGTCTGAAAAACCAAAGCAGGATGATCAGCTTCAGGAAACGGTGATGCTCGCGGTCGTTGAGGGAGAGCGTGATGAGACGCACCCGGACAGTGACCTGAAACCGAAACCGGAGCCGGAAAAAAAGAAGAAAAAGAAGAACAGGAAGAAGGCGGAACAGAGACGGGAAGATGCGCTGGATTTTTTCCGTACGCTGATTATCAGTATGGCGGTGCTCTTCGTGCTGAGCCGTTTTGTGTGGCGCCCGATCCGTGTGCAGGGCAGTTCCATGTATCCGACGCTTGAGTCGGGATCTCTTGGCATGAGCAACGTCATCGGGTATAAGACGAAGGGTCTGCAGCGCTTTGACATCGCAATCATCTACATTGCGGATAAGAAGGAATATCTGGTGAAGCGCGTCGTCGGCCTTCCGGGAGAAACGATCGAGTACAAGGATAACGAGCTGTTTGTCAACGGTGAAAAGGTGGCGGAAACGTTCCTTGATCCGGATTACATGAAGTCGAGCGGCGATGTCTTTACCGGTGATTTCGGCCCGATTACGCTGGGTGAGGATGAGTATTACTGTCTTGGCGACAACCGGCCGGTATCGAACGATTCCCGCTATTACGGTCCGTTCTCGAGTGATCAGATTGTGGCAAAGGGTGCCTTCATCTTCTGGCCGTTCAGTGATTTCGGAGTGAAGTCATGGTAG
- the ylqF gene encoding ribosome biogenesis GTPase YlqF: MVDVQWYPGHMEKARRDMQESLRAVDLIVEIRDARVPDASRNPLLDTMGQGKGRLIVLSKADLADPVETQRWIDTLTKEDQKAMALDIAHDPSAKKIVLEQLHELGKPKIERMVRRGIRPRALRAMVCGIPNAGKSTLINRISGKNRVRTEDRPGVTRSLAWIHADKTMDLLDTPGVLWPKFDDPRTGSLLAATGAVNESILDLKEIAMDTMHVIRQYYPDALSEAYQCDPDTRIDVMLEKIAAARHALKENNEPDTDRAAVIFLHELREGKLGRITLEHVDA; the protein is encoded by the coding sequence ATGGTAGATGTGCAGTGGTATCCGGGCCATATGGAAAAGGCCCGCCGTGACATGCAGGAGTCGCTGAGGGCGGTGGACCTGATTGTTGAGATCCGTGACGCAAGAGTCCCTGATGCTTCGCGAAATCCATTGCTCGATACGATGGGACAGGGAAAGGGCAGGCTGATTGTGCTGTCAAAGGCGGATCTGGCCGATCCTGTCGAGACGCAGCGTTGGATCGATACTCTTACCAAAGAGGATCAGAAGGCGATGGCACTCGATATTGCCCACGATCCTTCGGCAAAGAAGATCGTTCTTGAGCAGCTTCATGAACTTGGCAAACCGAAGATTGAACGCATGGTGCGCAGGGGTATTCGCCCCCGTGCCCTGCGGGCGATGGTATGCGGCATTCCCAATGCCGGAAAGTCGACGCTGATCAACCGGATTAGCGGAAAGAACCGTGTCCGTACGGAAGACCGTCCGGGTGTTACGCGTTCTCTTGCCTGGATCCATGCGGATAAGACGATGGATCTTCTTGATACGCCGGGTGTTCTATGGCCGAAGTTTGATGATCCAAGGACCGGTTCATTGCTGGCGGCGACAGGTGCGGTCAATGAATCCATTCTTGATCTCAAGGAAATTGCGATGGATACGATGCATGTGATCCGTCAGTACTATCCGGATGCGTTAAGTGAAGCATATCAGTGTGATCCGGATACGCGAATCGATGTGATGCTGGAGAAGATCGCTGCTGCCCGTCACGCCCTCAAGGAAAATAATGAGCCGGATACGGACCGTGCGGCTGTAATCTTCCTGCATGAACTGAGGGAAGGGAAGCTTGGTCGTATCACGCTGGAGCATGTTGATGCCTAA
- a CDS encoding ribonuclease HII — translation MPKKVCENSYEHDAWADGRLVLGIDEAGRGPLAGPLSVAGVIFPIGYENPGIYDSKALSEKKREELYRVIQEEALWFEVIEVSPAEIDHYNIYRADQLAFEAIADHAAQAGLVLTDAMPLPDVRDRKVVSLVKGDQKSISIAAGSILAKVTRDHLMMQYDQEYPGYGFAKNKGYPTREHLAALDRLGVTPIHRRSYGPVAVRQMKLDLFAEENGNNEKE, via the coding sequence ATGCCTAAGAAGGTATGTGAAAACAGCTACGAACACGATGCCTGGGCCGATGGAAGACTGGTGCTTGGCATCGATGAGGCCGGACGCGGTCCTTTGGCCGGCCCACTGTCCGTTGCCGGTGTTATTTTTCCGATCGGCTACGAAAATCCGGGCATTTATGATTCCAAGGCACTGAGTGAAAAGAAGAGGGAAGAGCTGTACCGTGTCATTCAGGAAGAGGCGCTGTGGTTTGAAGTCATCGAAGTTTCTCCGGCAGAGATCGACCATTACAATATCTACCGCGCGGATCAGCTCGCCTTTGAGGCAATCGCTGATCACGCAGCACAGGCCGGCCTCGTTCTTACCGATGCGATGCCTTTGCCGGATGTACGAGACCGGAAGGTTGTGTCTTTGGTGAAGGGGGATCAGAAGAGCATTTCGATTGCGGCGGGATCCATTCTTGCAAAGGTGACACGGGATCATCTGATGATGCAGTATGATCAGGAATATCCGGGATACGGCTTTGCCAAAAACAAGGGCTATCCCACCAGGGAACATCTTGCGGCATTGGACCGTCTTGGCGTCACTCCGATTCACCGGCGCAGTTATGGTCCGGTTGCGGTACGGCAGATGAAGCTGGACCTGTTCGCAGAAGAAAACGGAAATAACGAAAAAGAATAA